In Parvivirga hydrogeniphila, one genomic interval encodes:
- the rsmI gene encoding 16S rRNA (cytidine(1402)-2'-O)-methyltransferase, with product MAASGQTGRLLVCATPIGNLADVTLRVLDELREADVCLAEDTRVTKRLFARYGIDTPLERFDEATASAKTPRVLERIAAGETVALVSDAGTPGISDPGSRLVAACIDAELPVDVLPGPSAVITALVASGLPTHAFFFGGFFPRKQGDRVRLLASLRDLDATLVFFESPRRLASALAAIAEQMPGRRGAVARELTKVHAEVVRGTVEELAAAFASREVKGEVVVLVGPPTGATQAVSDEDLAFEVEQMMRGGSSRSDAIKRVAQIRGVPKSRVYDAAHRAKEARKEAER from the coding sequence ATGGCAGCTAGCGGCCAGACCGGCCGGCTGCTCGTCTGCGCAACGCCCATCGGCAACCTCGCGGACGTGACGCTCCGGGTGCTCGATGAGCTGCGCGAGGCCGACGTGTGCCTCGCTGAGGACACGCGCGTGACGAAGCGGCTGTTCGCTCGCTACGGCATCGACACGCCGCTGGAGCGCTTCGACGAGGCCACCGCCTCGGCGAAGACGCCGCGGGTGCTCGAGCGCATCGCGGCCGGCGAGACGGTCGCGCTCGTGTCCGACGCGGGCACACCGGGCATCTCCGATCCGGGGTCCCGGCTCGTGGCCGCGTGCATCGACGCGGAGCTTCCGGTCGACGTCCTGCCCGGCCCGTCTGCTGTCATCACGGCGCTCGTCGCGAGCGGCCTGCCCACGCACGCGTTCTTCTTCGGAGGCTTCTTCCCGCGCAAGCAGGGGGACCGCGTCCGTCTGCTCGCGTCGCTTCGCGACCTGGACGCGACGCTCGTGTTCTTCGAGTCGCCGCGCCGGCTCGCAAGCGCGCTGGCGGCGATTGCGGAGCAGATGCCCGGTCGTCGAGGCGCGGTCGCGCGGGAGCTCACGAAGGTGCACGCCGAGGTGGTGCGCGGCACCGTGGAGGAGCTTGCCGCGGCGTTCGCGTCCCGAGAGGTGAAAGGCGAGGTCGTCGTGCTCGTGGGTCCGCCCACCGGGGCGACGCAGGCCGTGAGCGACGAGGACCTGGCTTTCGAGGTCGAACAGATGATGCGCGGCGGTTCGAGCAGGAGCGACGCGATCAAGCGCGTCGCGCAGATACGAGGCGTACCGAAGTCGCGCGTGTACGACGCCGCGCATCGAGCGAAAGAAGCGCGAAAAGAAGCGGAGCGCTAG
- a CDS encoding AbrB/MazE/SpoVT family DNA-binding domain-containing protein gives MSDTGIVRRVDALGRIVIPMEMRRVLGINVKDPLSISLEGDRIVLTKYRDACAICGSQKNVSYVKGRAICASCVAEVKKL, from the coding sequence ATGAGCGACACTGGAATCGTCCGCAGAGTCGATGCTCTTGGGCGCATCGTGATTCCGATGGAGATGCGCCGCGTGCTCGGCATCAACGTCAAAGACCCGCTGTCGATCTCGCTTGAGGGCGACCGCATCGTCTTGACGAAGTACCGTGATGCGTGCGCGATCTGCGGAAGCCAGAAGAACGTCTCGTACGTCAAAGGGCGCGCAATCTGCGCGTCGTGCGTCGCTGAGGTGAAGAAGCTCTAG